From the Blastocatellia bacterium genome, the window GATTGATCGAGCACGCGGTGATCGTACGCTTTCAGCCGAATGCGAATCTTCTCATTCAGCATAACCCCTCGCGATCACTCCACGATTTCGGTGATGGTGCCGGCGCCGACGGTGCGGCCGCCCTCGCGGATGGCGAAGCGCAAGCCTCGCTCCAGGGCAATGGGGGTGATCAGCTCCACCTCCAAATTCACATTGTCCCCCGGCATCACCATCTCCA encodes:
- the tuf gene encoding elongation factor Tu (EF-Tu; promotes GTP-dependent binding of aminoacyl-tRNA to the A-site of ribosomes during protein biosynthesis; when the tRNA anticodon matches the mRNA codon, GTP hydrolysis results; the inactive EF-Tu-GDP leaves the ribosome and release of GDP is promoted by elongation factor Ts; many prokaryotes have two copies of the gene encoding EF-Tu); translation: EMVMPGDNVNLEVELITPIALERGLRFAIREGGRTVGAGTITEIVE